From one Bacillus clarus genomic stretch:
- a CDS encoding SMI1/KNR4 family protein — MINLSRIPGLIKNNPANDIEIQGLEDVMKIKLPNVYKDLLKYTNGFSIGGGLTIYGTEDIIERNETWEVTEYANGYVSMGDDGSGNVFLMLQGADAKEVLVVDSGDMDSNHATVITLDFSEWVNTGCLNEKIQKIEVEFPDTCNIVLVETPNGGLKDLVKIKSVLAIDISTGDLLKGSKNLPFTLVKKFPYGKTKKLIEKLGPVGVVLNAVPIDINN, encoded by the coding sequence ATAATAAATTTATCTAGAATTCCTGGTTTAATAAAAAATAATCCAGCAAATGATATTGAAATTCAAGGATTAGAAGATGTGATGAAAATAAAATTACCTAATGTATATAAAGATTTATTGAAATATACAAATGGTTTTTCGATTGGTGGAGGTTTAACGATTTATGGTACTGAGGATATTATAGAACGAAATGAGACCTGGGAAGTAACTGAATATGCAAATGGTTATGTTTCTATGGGTGATGATGGTAGTGGTAATGTTTTTTTAATGTTGCAAGGTGCAGATGCAAAAGAAGTATTGGTTGTTGATTCTGGTGATATGGATTCAAATCATGCTACTGTAATTACTTTAGATTTTAGTGAGTGGGTAAATACAGGATGTTTAAATGAAAAAATACAGAAAATAGAAGTGGAATTCCCTGATACGTGTAATATAGTGTTAGTAGAAACTCCTAATGGGGGATTAAAAGATTTAGTAAAGATAAAAAGTGTACTAGCAATTGATATTTCAACAGGAGATCTATTAAAAGGCTCGAAAAATCTTCCCTTTACATTAGTGAAGAAGTTTCCATATGGTAAGACAAAAAAATTGATTGAAAAATTAGGACCTGTTGGTGTAGTGCTAAATGCGGTACCTATCGATATAAATAATTAG
- a CDS encoding IS6 family transposase, which translates to MRYFKGKQFKKDIILVAVGYYCRFSLSYRDVSEILKELGVSVHPTTIMRWVHEYGNLIYQMWKKKNKSALHAWHLDETYIKVKGEWCYLYRAIDSDGHTLDFQLRKTRNHQAAYAFMKRLVKHFGEPSVLTTDKAPALLCAFKKLQKADYYTHTKHCTIKHRNNLIEQDHRHVKRRFVKSAGFHTLRHASRTIKGIETIQAIYKQRRNLQTDFAFSVYNELQQLMATA; encoded by the coding sequence ATGAGATATTTTAAAGGAAAACAGTTCAAGAAAGACATTATTTTAGTAGCCGTTGGCTATTACTGTCGTTTTTCTTTAAGCTATCGTGATGTATCTGAGATTCTCAAGGAACTCGGTGTGTCAGTTCATCCAACAACAATCATGCGTTGGGTTCATGAATATGGCAATCTAATCTATCAAATGTGGAAGAAGAAAAACAAATCAGCACTCCATGCTTGGCATTTGGATGAGACGTATATCAAAGTCAAAGGAGAATGGTGTTATTTATATCGTGCCATTGATAGTGATGGACATACACTGGACTTTCAACTTCGAAAAACACGTAATCATCAAGCTGCTTATGCCTTTATGAAAAGACTGGTAAAACATTTTGGAGAACCATCGGTTCTTACGACAGACAAGGCCCCAGCTTTACTTTGTGCATTCAAAAAATTACAGAAAGCCGATTATTATACACATACCAAACACTGTACCATTAAACATCGTAATAATCTCATTGAACAAGATCATCGACATGTCAAACGCCGGTTTGTGAAATCAGCTGGATTTCACACTCTTCGTCATGCTTCTCGTACAATCAAAGGAATCGAAACGATTCAGGCTATATATAAACAGAGGCGAAATCTTCAAACAGATTTCGCCTTTTCAGTGTACAATGAATTACAACAATTAATGGCCACTGCATAA
- a CDS encoding immunity protein Imm33 domain-containing protein, with amino-acid sequence MKTIVKNIGGKKIIATAEEHLSPQIEKLLYLLTKVEDNKLVDGFSIQVGWSIFVLSKREDGYHIIAPDYTKNPFKDTTDDLTIALWVQLEQVHCLRQLNIDGEIIKFSDKIVTSKNVLQLDEVYLQRARDCDKGDSGWYIGPVDETEETEGELEAFYAYQLLKIRPSIIQVLALPYEYLVVFEKDKIKAILDDNDVDVWNGVTN; translated from the coding sequence TTGAAAACAATAGTTAAAAATATAGGTGGTAAAAAAATAATAGCTACAGCAGAAGAACATTTAAGCCCCCAGATAGAAAAGTTATTGTATTTGCTAACTAAAGTAGAAGATAACAAATTAGTTGATGGATTTTCTATACAAGTTGGTTGGTCTATTTTTGTTCTATCCAAACGTGAAGATGGGTATCACATTATTGCCCCAGATTATACAAAAAATCCATTTAAGGATACTACAGATGATCTAACAATTGCTTTATGGGTGCAATTAGAACAAGTACATTGTTTACGTCAGTTAAATATTGATGGTGAAATAATAAAGTTTAGCGATAAAATAGTGACTTCAAAAAATGTGTTACAACTAGATGAGGTTTATTTACAAAGAGCTAGGGATTGTGACAAAGGTGATTCTGGTTGGTATATCGGTCCTGTCGATGAAACCGAAGAAACTGAAGGTGAATTAGAAGCATTTTACGCATATCAGCTACTAAAAATTAGACCTTCAATTATTCAAGTTTTAGCCTTACCTTATGAATATCTGGTAGTTTTTGAGAAAGATAAAATTAAAGCCATTTTAGATGATAATGATGTCGATGTTTGGAATGGAGTTACAAACTGA